The stretch of DNA aaaaaaagtaaagggagaaaaaggaaggaaaggggcgAAGAATACAGCGAAGGATGAAGAATGAAACGCAAATAACATATAAGGAATCTGAAGGAGAATATTTGCAATGGAAATATTGAATAAAGGCAACCAGTGCATATGGAGCAACTTTGAATGGCCGCTACCCGAAAAAGGGGGACATCATCTCTCAAGTTTCATGTAAACAAGAGGGAAGAACAGACGGAGATACACCACAAtaacagagaaaagaaacgaaaaaaaaaagagcgagggaaacagtaaataaataagaaaaagaaaaagaaagagaaagaaagatggaAGAAGATTGAGAAGCAGCAGTCACCACAGGTAATACTGTAAGCTCTCCAACGGGtaaggagaggggaaaaaaaaagaaatgatatgatatgaaaaagaaaaagaaaaagaaaaaactacatcaaaagcaaaaataattttttccttttcttcggtCAACATAGAATCGAAAGACTTGTAAACAATAGAGTggggaaaaaggggggaaaagggctCTTTCCTCAGTGGACACAATAAGGgagatgaaaagaagaaaagggggaaatacaaaaaaaaaaggaaaaaagagggggaaagtacGAAGAAAGATGGAaacaaatatttttattaaaaaaaaaaagagcgaaaGCAGGGACGGGAACAAGTTACTGAAATAATAGTGAAAGTGCTGATAAagcaataaagaaagaaagtgacAATAATTGAAGGTTGTAGAGCCcgaaaaggatgaaaaagataAACTTCCTATTTTACGCGGCGTTCGCCAAGGctaaacacaaacaaaaaaaagtagtaatttttttacattttcagaaggggggaaaataaaaagaaaaaaacaactaaaagaaaaagatgaaggCAGCGTCACCACCCCAAACGAAACATACGACGGTTTATTTGATTTAGTGACAGAACTCAAACTTACCTTTCGTTTTCGTATCCTTCTCCCTAAGCCGACAGCGCCGTATAATTTCTTCAATAAAtattttgcatttgtttgcATTGGATTTAATTTTagttggtgctgttgttttgatgttgttgttgttgttgtttttttgtctttcgcTTTTAAATTCGTTTTGAacctccctccttccttttatgTACTTGTTTGCTCAATTCTCtgatgccttttttttttcttcctttttcgctGTCTCTACCaattgcctctttttttttgtttatctttcATTGCATTCATTCACATGTCTGTCCCTTCTTTCAGCATTAACTTTATCCCTCTCTcgtgtttttccttctctttcttttttttaaaaaaagggggaaaaaatatttgtttcGTCCCCTTtttataataaaaatattctCCAGCACAAACCCAACTTTCTTCTGCCTTCTGCCTTCCGTCTTTCCTGATCTGATCTGATCTGAATGTGATTTGTATAATGTTTTgcagtttgtttgttttttgtttgtttgtttgcttgtttttttattctattttattttatctgttttatttattgtgcTCGATTTGTTTGCTCACACATTCACTCGTCAAAATATACATATCAATGTGAATATATGAATACGTTAcgtatgtttatatataaataaatataaatataaacagATGTAtgcttgtttgtgtttgtgctacACAACATAATGCGTTAATATGtgcccctccccctctttctctctccttctctttcccatCCCCAcgccttttttatttattatttatttttttatttggggggggagggcttctttttatatttatttttttaacttttgcATCTACTTTCCTCATGTTTAAcatcctccttctttccccaaCCTCTTCTACTTGACTCATTATCTTATTGActtcgtttctttgttgttgttttttcttctttcgtttttcctgttttttacaaactttccttcttctccttttttaaagaaaaaaaaggaaattgtttttgcttttgcttccgGGTTCTTTCTTattggtctttttttttcttttagttcTCTCTTTATATACACCCCGAGTAGACAACACAATTAAAACCATACGCGGAAGGAAATCGCTGGAATATTTCAGGTATATCTAACtcggagggaaaaaaaaaaaacaaaacagagacAGCGCGAGAGGTGGACGCTctcacaaaataaataaattatttaaaaaaaaaatatatatatatatataggatATGCCTcacaaatttaaaaaaaagaaaggagaaacgaaaacaaactgAACACGACCACATGTGGACGCCAGCTCACTGAgggaaataacaataataataataataagataaaaagaaaaaaaagaaaaaaaagaaaaaaagaaaaaaaagaaaaccataaAACGAAGGCCACACATGTAAAACATCCCCTGCACAACACCGTCTGCTTCCTGTCacatcttcctccttttcttttcttttctttttctttaaaaaaggaatttcTTCATCATGTCTATTTATTGCTCTGTTTAAATGCATGATGcgtcacaaacacacacaaatacgcACGCATTTAAAGTCACCAAAAGCTCAacacaacagagaaaaaatgcaGAATGGGCGTCCAACAGAAAAACGGTAGCAAACACACAAGGAATAAGTaccctcatttcttttttttttaatttattttcctcctccctccctcccttttctgtttcctctCTCGACCCTATTCAAACATTTACCATTATAGACACTCCTGACACTTTGCAAACAATTTCTTTCCTGAatcccttcttcccttccgcatcgtcccttcttttctcttctctccttttctttccttttctctccttttctttcccttgccTACACAAGTTcgttgtttgttctttttcactAAAACCGACATTTCCTtaacattttttccccctccccacacCCCATACCCCACAAGCATCATCacacttccatttttttttatttcaattcctttcatttcatttcatttcatttcccttACATCTACACGTTAAATGCGCTTAAGACGCGGTATCATACCTGGAACGCTTTTCGACAGCGTGCGAGGTGATACCGgtcctttcgtttccttcatCTCGTGCCGGTGGGGCTTTTTAATCGCCATGCGCATTTTACCATTGGCCACTAATATACAACCTGCACCATTCTGGTGGCCGGCATAGTCAGACGTGGAAAATATCGTCACAACGCGAGCATTATCTGACAGCCGAACACCATCCGCCTTTTCTTGATGCGCACGAAATATGTATTGGTAGTTGTAGCGCTCACAAAACATATCAACTGCACGAGAACCGAAGGTTTTGATATCAGGTCCGCGTGGGTTTGGCCCGAAGCCATATTTATCAAGTTGATGGTTTGGCGGTGCGGGATCGGACCACAACAAGTCATTCACCATCATACGCTGTGCCACATTTGTGGGATCAGTACATTGAACCACCGGAATacgagggaaagaaggatcAGAAAGAATCTCAAGTCGTTTGTCCTCACCCCCGGAATACTGCGGCAAGCCGCCGTGAACGCAGAATATCTTCTTATCAATATCAGCTATAACGGGGAGGAACTGAAATACCTCATTCACTGCAACCCACACATCAATACCACGATCCCTTCCAAACTTGTCGAGGCATTGATATTTGAATGAGCTGTAACCATACACATCCATATCACCATTTACCTCAGGGGATTCATGGTTACCACGCAGTAGAGTAACCTTAGATGGGCTAATAACTTTGAGTGCAAAGAGGTACATGACACACTCAACCGAGAAGGCACCACGATCTACATAGTCGCCAAGGAACAAAAGATGCGAAGTGGTATACTTGAGCATAATATCATCAAAAGCCACCACTTTATCCAAGAAATAGGCCATATCAGCGAAGTTGCCATGGATGTCACCGAACACTGTTACGGGCGACTTGAGACGGATGAATAAAGGTTCCTTCGCCACCACCTCGCGACATTGGCTACAAACGGAAATAACAAGTTTGCAGAACTCCGTGAGATTATCGTAGGAAAATGAAGTGTTTTGCGCATTGGATGAGCGCCGTATCATCTCGATAAGTCGGGCCGCATCCACTGGTGGTTGTGTTGGCGAATTTATGTAATTCCGTACATCCTGAAGCTGCAGCATCGTGCTATGACTCGCTACCGCCTCATCAAACGCGCGAGACTTCGGTCCGGTTATCGCGGAAATCCCTGCCCGCGGGGTGTCAGGTTCCGTCATTCCCTTTTGACCGACCGCATTCTGTAGCAAATCAACAATTGTAACAGTCATTGGAAAGGTTGAAAACTCATCATCACACAAAAGCACATTTTGTGAGAAGACATATTTATCAGGTAGGCCCGTGACAGCCTGAGCGGGTTGTGCTTCCTGTTGCCTCCGGTCGTCACGGCGTCTGCCGTGGAAAGCCGGCTCCGTTAAGATGATGGTCTCCATCATGCGCAGCCGCTCCTCCATTTTATGCACTGTGTTAGAAATATTAGACAGCAACTCTGGTGGTACCTTCGATATAAAAGCGCTAAACTCTCCTGCAGTCAGTTTTGCGTTGCTGATGCAGTCGTAGTTTGTATTGCTACGTCCCGAAAGAATCTCATCTGTTGTTAGCAAATCAAGCTCTACAGACCAATCTGTTTTAAGAGTTTTAATGCGTCCCACTTTATATAAAGCTCTGCCATCCGTTGAATCCTCCACGCGGCACCGCACAAAGAAACCAGTGACAAGTGGAAACAACCTCGAGCGGATTTTGTGATGCCATTCAGACAACTTTTCACGGTTTATGGTTACAGCCTGAACCATTTCTAACGTGACGAGGTTGTCAGCGCGGAACGAAAGGCTTCCGGAGGGCGGCGAAAGGTCCGGCGGGGCCTGAGGAGAGGGAGGTACATTAGGTGGATCCATAGGTCAGTGTTTTCCAACACGTAATTTgctacaaaaagaaaaaagaaaaaagtcagAACGCTTCCCCTTTGATGGTGCTTTGCTTTACCCTATACACCTGCTCTTTGTGTgtctgcgtgtgtgcgtctgtattattttgttctttgcCACTCtatccttcttcctttttttaagaaaaaattttcttttcctccccttcctcccCTCTCTTCTATGTACACCTCGCTCTTAGTTCTCTCAAAAATGTTTCAGTGTATACGTTGTGCGATTCAACACCGCACACAAGTCTCTGACGGAAAGGTGACTGATAAGGTGAAATATTAAAGTataggagaaaaagaaaagaggataaCAAAGGGCGaaggttttttttcaaaaaaaaaaaacattcaaaCATGAAACACACACGTGTTACTAAGAAAGTTCTGAGTTTCACCTAACATATCGTTTTCAGCTGAGGATATTCCACACCACCTTAAAAAGTGGCACGATCAAATTTGCATGGAGGTAAGACGGAAAAGCAGAGAAGACGAAGAGGAAGGCATTTTAAATCCTCTCCTCCTTAACAACAAGTGGGATAATGGTCACAGCAAAAATACCAGCATCACCCGTGGCTACGCCTCTAACAAAGTGTGCCGAATcggaagggagaaaataaaaagaagagtaaaACACATTTCTCTCCCGTTCGCACTGTACGTTTCACCCGCTTTTTAGTTCTTACgcccctcctttccttctcccatGTAGCGCGAGAGAACTCACTTGTTGCCGCCTCACTGCACGAGCCCCAAATGTGGGAATGTCATAACCGTCCACTTAATAAAAgcatgcacacatatgcaggGTAGAAACCCCATGGCGCTAACCTCATCCTCCGCCCACAGATACATAAATGGAACACGAGGTAGTTTCCGTCATATCATCTACATTCACATcagagagaaggagagaataAAATGCAACTCCGCTCGGCCATGTTTTGATTCATGCCaccgcctttttttttgttttgccgcCCTCACACTTCTTCTGGATGCATCATCTTTATTCAGGCACATAAAGCGATCCCCACCAAATGAACATAGGGCGCTACAAGGCATAAATTACGCCCCATACGCTAACGCCCTTGTTATTCTCCAATGCAGATATGTATATTCTACTCTCTGGAGGTAATCATTCGGTTGGAGAGGTCCTCGCCCATAACCGTAAGCCTAGCAAGCGACTCACGTGCCAATTCAGTGAGTTCACCATCATTCTGTGCTGCTTTATCAAGAACCCTGCATGTCAGCGCAAGTGTCTTCTCCACCTCAAGGCAGATACGCGCCCTTTCATTCATAATGTCTGCCATCAGTTGCTTCCCACCATCGGCTTCATGATTGGGCTCCGGTTCCTGTTCAACCGCCATAAGAGTGCCGCGAATATGATATGGGTTGGATAAATATGGAAGTGGCGATCCAAGGTATTCAGGAATCGGATGCACAGGTGGCTGGAATGACGCAAGTTCTTCTCTCTGCCCCGCCAGCAAGCGCTTCAGGTTGGGCTTCTTTATAACAACTCCAGACATTCTCGAAACACTGCGCTTCAACGCTGGTAAATGAGGTGATGGAACACCGCTAGAGGTAACaggagaaagggaaggggaaagttgGTAGGAAGCTCATGCGTATTCGTAAACGACAAAGCAAGAAAGGAGAATGACGACAAGGTAAAActatgctgttgttgttacggTTGTAGTTTTTGAATTGTTCACATCTTTAGCATATACAAACGGACGGCTCTGAATACTTGTGCTTTGTCTCGCAAGTATGCTACGTTCGATGTCTACACGGCAACACATGCAACCGTATACATCCAACCCTTGCGAAGGGTGCTTCCTCGTTTCTTTCACACATCATGCGAATATAAAACACCTATCTCCCACCTATCTACATGAATATTTTGGCGAATGTACACTTACCGTTGTGATACCGCATGTCAACTGAGATCGGGCTCGACTACGCAAGCGCAACCAAACATCTAAGTGCTTGCagccttctttccccttttcttgccttttctgctttttgctCTCTCAGCCTCGGCGTCGAGGGTAAGCTGCATGTGCTCAGTAATGCGTTGCACAGTACCCTCATAAGTATCCTCTTGCATTTCGCCCACATCGATACTGAGGCCATCAGCATCGCTTGCAGCAAATGCAAGAGTCCGACGCATATCACTAGATTCAATTGAGTTGGTGAAGTCCAGCTGTTTGAGCACCTTTGCCTTCTCAACCAGCTTCATTGTTAGTTCTACAGTTTCGGCACCAAAGGAGTTGCCTGAACAGTTTACGGCAACCAACGAATTATTGGTCATAAGCGCCTTGACAATGGCAACACCCCCAATATCAGTTAGGTCATTATCAGAAGCGCTAAGCCGCTCTAAAGTTGGTAAATCGGCATCAATCAGTAAAGCAAGTTCTTCAGCTCCGCTGTCACCAAGCATGCAATTTGAGAGATTAAGCGACCTCAGGCGATTTGGCGCGCTGGTCAAGTGATGACGGATCTCCTGCATGCCTCGCAACCCAAGAGTGTTGCTATGCAAACTTACGTCGAGAATATATTCATTATTTTCGATTAAGCGCCCAACGGCTTTGGCACCTCTATAACGAACGTCATTTCGTAACAGATTGAGGGAAGAAGTGCCCTTTCCGGAGTATCTTTTTAGGGCTTCGCAGAGGTGCTCTGTCCCCTCATCCCCGATCTGATTCCCTATCAAAATGTACGTACAGTTCGGGTTTCGTTGCATCGATCGCCCGAGGCACTTTGTTCCCAGCGGCCCAATTTTGTTCCAACTGAGATCAACACGCATGAGGTCCCGGTGACATGCCGCTGCTTTGCTGATTGCAAGTAAAGTGGCATCACCCATCTCATTCCCACTCAAAACAAGTGTAAACAGCGTGCGGTTCCACAAACCCGCCTGCCCGTTAGGACTTACATTGGGAATGAAAGCACTCGCCAGAGCGATACCACCCACATCTGTTACTTTATTTTGTGCTAAGTTCAGGTGTTGAATGGTATCGTTGCGTCGCAGAAGTTCCGCCAGTGTAATTGCGCCCGCGTCACCAATATCGTTATGCGCTAACTCCAACTTCACAACGTGTCTGTTCTTCATGAGCGCATTACCAATGATTTGCATACCCCGAGGTATGAGCTTCTTTCCCTGTAGCTCCAAAACAttggaaaggaaaaccaTACGCCACTTCTTCCTCGAGTAAAAATTTGTTGTCGGGTCTTTGTTCGTCCCGGGTGGTGGGATCTTCTCCTTCCTCCGTCCCATGGCTTCAGCACCTCAATCAATCGTGAAAAGTTCACCAGTATACACTAGCTGGAGGAGGAGCCGAATACCAAATATATATGGCTAAATGTTTTGTGCTTATATATctattacctttttttttgtttacaagCCAGAGgtgcagaagcaaaaaaggagcaatcaatgataataCGCgatttctaaaaaaaaaaaacggtagcCGATGCAGTAATGTCCAACAGCGAAGACTTTAAAACCTTAAGAGTAGtagaaagggaaacaacaacagaaatgcaCCACACCGAACGAGACTGCAACAGcggctttaaaaaaaaaaattgaaatcCACCAATGAGGCACTACCAGTACCTATCCACTTTCTTTGGTTGGCGGAGGGCTGCTAAAAAGGCTTCTTTGCTCGccatttgcttcttttcttgcgCCTTTTCGGCCGTCGTGTGAcgctccccctcctccacatccTTCCCTGCCTTGCGCGACTGCGAAAGGGAATTAAACAGACAAACAACACCGGCCGTGGCAACCGAGCGCAGGCGGTATTCGTAATCATGTGCGCTCTGATGCGGCAGCAAACGATTGTGGTTCTGGTTTTTTACAGCTCGACGAAGTAATTTAAGCCCCATCGCCTCCGTAGAAGTCCGTCCCCCCGATACCTCCGTCGTTGGTACAACTTTCTCAGTCGTCTTCCCTACAATCTCAATGGCACCTTTGCCAATTGGTTTCTTCAGTGTCTGAGCACGAAGCGATGGCGAACAAGAGGGTGCTTTCGGTTTGTTTGGCTTCAAATTCGCTGCCACTGTGCCCTGGTCAGCGGCTGTCAAAGAGGATGATGCCGCACCAGTCAACTCAGCTACGCGTTGCACCAACGCTTCCTCTGAAAGTTTGGGTGCCCGCTTCACCAAAGCAACCGTGCGCTTGCCTTTCGCTTTTTTGGAggccctattttttttgggcTTAGACACCTTACCAACTGCACCACGGAAACGGCCTGCCATGATTTGCCGCTAAATGCTAACTTTTTGCTGGGATGCAGCCACAGGGACATACATCAGACAGTCCAccagaagagagaaagagaagcatTATGGGAGAAATGAATAGGAGCCGCACGGCACAGCAAAAGAAGCGCATTTCGCACACTTATAGAGTTAAGAGTGCAACTTCACTGGGCATCGTGGATAAGCTTAACAGTGGTAACAGACGTAAAATAGTGCCCCTatccaaaaataaaagaaagaacttaATTACTCTTAACGAACAACAGTTAATAAACTGCAGTAGCCCAGTCGtttaaacaaagaaacagaaacagtgTCAGAAGGGGGGTCCTTATACCTGTCATAAtggttttcccctttttcctttccttcactttgtcCCTGAGTATCACACGCTTATTTGCGTCAGATATAACCCCTGGTATGCATACTGCCGCTGGTCGATGATAAGTTCACACAACGACAcatttcccacacacactcgGTGGTAGGTTAGGCTCCTAATAACGCCTTTGAGTCGACCGGTAGCCGGAACCCCAACTCcttccaccgccaccaccgccgccgccacCATTACGGTTGTATTGATTATATCCGCCGCCCCGTGGCCCGCCACGGTacccgccaccaccaccacctccaccacGGTTTCCGCGACTACCGCTGTTCAGCTCTCGGGCAATAATTGGAGGAAGCGTTTCGATGACGCTCAATTCCATGCCTTGCACTGGAGTGTTTAGTATGCGGTCCACTACATCCTCAGGCACGTCAAATACACAACCCGGAGCGTCCTGCAGGAGTGTTATATCGCGGCAACGCATAAACAATTCGTCCCCGAGGTTGTTGCGCAATATGCTGCAAAACACATGCGTAGGTAAACTCCGCTGACCCAACATCTGCACTGTTGCGGAGCCCCTTGCCCCGCTGATGAGGCCACGCTTTGTGATACTGCTGGTATATCCACTCATGACGGCAATAGCTGAAGCAAGAATCTCGGTTGGGTCAGCATCCTTAAGAAGTTCTGCAGCCTGATCCATAAAAAGATTTGTCGCGCTTCGCTCCACGCGTGCCATGTCTTCCGCAGCATCGCGCGCCACTGCCTTAAGAATCTCCTCCCGCGTCGGCGCGGGTAAAACCTCGAACTTAATTTTGGCGTGGCGCTCAATGCGCTCCACAACATATTCATCCTTCGGCTGGTGAAGGAGCACACAGACACCTTTGCGGCCAGCACGTCCTGTCCTGCCAGCGCGGTGAATAAAGGCATCAATGTCTGTAGGCGGTGCGCACTGAATGACAAGGTCCACCATGGGGAGATCCAAGCCACGGGCAGCCACATCAGTGGCTATCAGAACGCTAAACTTGTTGTCACGGAAGCTTTTCATCGTGCTCTCCCGCTGCTCTTGTTGCATATCACCGTGAAGGCACTGAGAATCCAACTTTGTATTGTTGATGGAAAGGTCATGGCAGTCCTTCTTGGTGTTGGTAAAAATGAGTGTCCGGCCATGCCGCCCACTGTACACCTTCACTAAGTCTGCCAACATGCTGGAAACCTCAGCAAAGCCACACTTACGGCGATAGAATCGGATGGTGTTTGCCGCACGCATTGCGCCTTGCCCGACCATATCAATaaactttttgttcttgGAAATGAATGAGCACGTGTGGACCCAGTCTGGGACCGTGGCCGAAAAGAGCAACGTCTGGTGTTTTGGTTCATCAGGAGTCGAACCGTTCTGTTCTGCGACTCGCTGTAGTAACAGTTCAATATCCTCCTTGAAGCCAATATCCAGCATGTGGTCAGCCTCGTCCAAACAAACCATCTTCACACGCTCAAAGTGCAGCGTACCTTTCTCGAGGAAATCCTTTGCACGACCGGGTGTGGCCACAACAATGTCAACGCCGCTGAACAGCACACGCTCCTGGGTACTGTAGGCAACACCACCATAAAGTGCAGCAACCACGAGGTCCCCGCTAACACCTGCGAGCACGTCACGCACTTGAATGGCAAGTTCACGAGTCGGGCAAAATATTACCGCCGCAGGACCGCGCCCACGCGCCAGCGGTCCCTCCTTCTTGTTCAGTTTCTCAACGATGGGAATACCGAAAGCAAGTGTTTTGCCACTTCCTGTACGCGCCTGCACAAGGACATCTTCACCACGCATAATAGCTTCGAATGTTAGTGCCTGCACGGGAAACAGCGAAACAATACCTTGAGCCTCCAGTGCCTTCACCATCCCGCTGGAAAGATTAAACTCAGAGAACGGCCGACCCACCGCGGCAGAGCCGTTGTTGGGCTCCTGATCAGTCTCTTCATTCCCAGTCATCTCTTCGCGGGAGCGTTTCGTTTTGGTGACGTGCCCTTCATGCCTGTGAGTCCCTTCCTCAGCTCTGGAAGACATGCTTGTCAGTGCCTTTTATACCTTAGTTTAgtgttactgttgttttgttttgttttttaaaccaACTCCTTTTACCACTTTATTCCTAATTCGTCTCCGACGCACCCTCTTTACGTCCGACTCTTTATGTCACTCCTCACCACTTCTTTCTGATTAACTTGACCGCTGTAACAAATACAGGGTAGTCGCGTGGCACCGGGAACCTCAGCCTACAGAcctaacaaaaaaatttttaaaatccACACGTAGAGTAAGTACACTTCAGGGAGCAATCAGTCAAAACAGTAAAATAAGCGACGAGTAAAAGAACGAAGGTATGTATGTGATTCAACTCCAAAAACGTTTCCaagcaaaataacaaaaacaaaaaacagatgTTGCACTAGCAAGCAACGAACCTGCCCTTCCTGCGCACCGACTGTGGCACGCTCACTTTTTGAAAACACTTGGACCCTCCGCCTGGTCCTACTCTCTCCGTAACTGCAtgctatttttgttgtttcatacGAGCACAACCACGAACTGCTTGCAGTTAGGCACAAGTAGATGAGTCAGTTGGCAAAACCATATCACAAACCAAGTACACATATGCAACCATGCACGcataagtatatatatatatatatgtgtgtgtgtgtgtgtggtagaGAAGAGCGTAGCTATACCACACACCCATGTAGCAAACGGGCAAAAgcagctaaaaaaaaatcaaaaggCCGCCTCGTGCAGGCCCTAAgactcccttcctcctcctccacttcTCTCATAACCGCCTTCGTATTCCTTCCCTCTCACTCACCTTGTGCGACCACTGCGCCACGTCTTCATCTTCCACGAGTCTCCCGGCCTGCCGTCGTCACACAATGCGCTTTTT from Trypanosoma brucei brucei TREU927 chromosome 5, complete sequence encodes:
- a CDS encoding serine/threonine protein phosphatase, putative — protein: MDPPNVPPSPQAPPDLSPPSGSLSFRADNLVTLEMVQAVTINREKLSEWHHKIRSRLFPLVTGFFVRCRVEDSTDGRALYKVGRIKTLKTDWSVELDLLTTDEILSGRSNTNYDCISNAKLTAGEFSAFISKVPPELLSNISNTVHKMEERLRMMETIILTEPAFHGRRRDDRRQQEAQPAQAVTGLPDKYVFSQNVLLCDDEFSTFPMTVTIVDLLQNAVGQKGMTEPDTPRAGISAITGPKSRAFDEAVASHSTMLQLQDVRNYINSPTQPPVDAARLIEMIRRSSNAQNTSFSYDNLTEFCKLVISVCSQCREVVAKEPLFIRLKSPVTVFGDIHGNFADMAYFLDKVVAFDDIMLKYTTSHLLFLGDYVDRGAFSVECVMYLFALKVISPSKVTLLRGNHESPEVNGDMDVYGYSSFKYQCLDKFGRDRGIDVWVAVNEVFQFLPVIADIDKKIFCVHGGLPQYSGGEDKRLEILSDPSFPRIPVVQCTDPTNVAQRMMVNDLLWSDPAPPNHQLDKYGFGPNPRGPDIKTFGSRAVDMFCERYNYQYIFRAHQEKADGVRLSDNARVVTIFSTSDYAGHQNGAGCILVANGKMRMAIKKPHRHEMKETKGPVSPRTLSKSVPGMIPRLKRI
- a CDS encoding nucleolar RNA helicase II, putative (similar to SP:Q9JIK5: Nucleolar RNA helicase II (Nucleolar RNA helicase Gu) (RH II/Gu)(DEAD-box protein 21). {Mus musculus}), translating into MSSRAEEGTHRHEGHVTKTKRSREEMTGNEETDQEPNNGSAAVGRPFSEFNLSSGMVKALEAQGIVSLFPVQALTFEAIMRGEDVLVQARTGSGKTLAFGIPIVEKLNKKEGPLARGRGPAAVIFCPTRELAIQVRDVLAGVSGDLVVAALYGGVAYSTQERVLFSGVDIVVATPGRAKDFLEKGTLHFERVKMVCLDEADHMLDIGFKEDIELLLQRVAEQNGSTPDEPKHQTLLFSATVPDWVHTCSFISKNKKFIDMVGQGAMRAANTIRFYRRKCGFAEVSSMLADLVKVYSGRHGRTLIFTNTKKDCHDLSINNTKLDSQCLHGDMQQEQRESTMKSFRDNKFSVLIATDVAARGLDLPMVDLVIQCAPPTDIDAFIHRAGRTGRAGRKGVCVLLHQPKDEYVVERIERHAKIKFEVLPAPTREEILKAVARDAAEDMARVERSATNLFMDQAAELLKDADPTEILASAIAVMSGYTSSITKRGLISGARGSATVQMLGQRSLPTHVFCSILRNNLGDELFMRCRDITLLQDAPGCVFDVPEDVVDRILNTPVQGMELSVIETLPPIIARELNSGSRGNRGGGGGGGGYRGGPRGGGYNQYNRNGGGGGGGGGRSWGSGYRSTQRRY